A window of Gadus chalcogrammus isolate NIFS_2021 chromosome 16, NIFS_Gcha_1.0, whole genome shotgun sequence contains these coding sequences:
- the rnaset2l gene encoding ribonuclease T2-like, with translation MLGSQLCLLVLLGAVVPALQQRDQWSSLDHSNDYNYVRHDEEVQKTFCSWDCLKFTLQWPGAFCTYLNEKAKCVIPPEINTWTIHGLWPQKAYNCCGCWHLFPSDLEVLDEELSQEWPSFVKSKSYFQFWKMEWLKHGVCAACVEGLNSPIKYFSLCLKLRQQFNITRTLSEGSVVPSCDRPYKLAELEEVLTPLIGEHHEIQCVKDKQDRELWFQVKIPLSRNLTLGCPKPNPTVERGPPPGGHPCPSQTPIYLVPIDHENPRKPCG, from the exons ATGTTGGGATCACAACTGTGCCTACTGGTGTTGCTGGGAGCTGTAGTCCCCGCATTGCAGCAGAGAGACCAATGGTCAAGCCTAGACCACTCTAATGACTACAACTATGTCCGCCATGATGAAGAAGTTCAAAAAACCTTCTGCTCTTGGGATTGTCTGAAGTTCACTCTGCAGTGGCCCGGGGCCTTCTGTACG TATCTAAATGAGAAGGCAAAGTGTGTTATTCCACCAGAGATCAACACCTGGACCATTCATGGGCTCTG GCCTCAGAAAGCTTATAACTGCTGCGGCTGTTGGCATCTCTTCCCCTCTGACCTCGAG GTCCTTGATGAAGAGCTGTCTCAGGAGTGGCCGTCCTTCGTGAAGTCCAAGTCCTACTTCCAGTTCTG GAAGATGGAGTGGCTCAagcatggtgtgtgtgcggCCTGTGTTGAAGGACTCAACTCCCCGATTAAGTATTTCTCACTCTGCCTCAAACTACGACAACAATTCAACATCACAAG GACTCTGTCAGAGGGGAGTGTGGTTCCGTCTTGTGATCGCCCTTATAAG cttgctGAACTCGAGGAGGTCCTGACTCCACTTATAGGAGAGCACCATGAAATCCAGTGCGTCAAAGATAAGCag GACAGGGAGCTCTGGTTCCAGGTGAAGATTCCTTTGTCCCGGAACCTCACCCTGGGCTGTCCCAAACCGAACCCCACTGTGGAGCGCGGCCCACCCCCCGGCGGGCATCCCTGCCCTTCGCAGACCCCCATCTACCTGGTGCCCATAGACCATGAGAACCCCCGTAAGCCCTGTGGCTGA
- the triap1 gene encoding TP53-regulated inhibitor of apoptosis 1, with protein sequence MIYIIHIYINYNNPPDMNSVGEACTELKREYDQCFNRWFAESFLKGERSGEPCGDSFKRYQLCVQRAIKEKDIPVDGVDFMGPNKDKPES encoded by the coding sequence atgatatatattattcaCATATATATTAACTATAACAACCCGCCAGACATGAACAGTGTGGGGGAAGCGTGCACGGAGCTGAAGCGGGAGTACGACCAGTGTTTTAACCGATGGTTCGCGGAGAGCTTCTTGAAGGGAGAACGAAGCGGGGAGCCGTGCGGGGACAGCTTCAAGCGGTACCAGCTGTGCGTGCAGCGGGCCATTAAGGAGAAGGACATCCCGGTGGACGGAGTGGACTTCATGGGACCCAACAAAGACAAGCCTGAGAGCTGA
- the LOC130406410 gene encoding transcription factor Adf-1-like, whose protein sequence is MSDESLITAVSECPVLYDLTLKAYHDLTKRNQAWRDISSMLGVTAEVSRKKWKYLRDKYLRERKAERDRKKSGAGATSFKRWKYMAIMGFLELHVKERVSSSNMEQGDYSRQEIAPEILALLAPSMSPQREVVAQSEEEISPPSPSLSESAVDTSPPSPPTTSTVTLVTPLRPVPPPPRRRQLEQPLSAFQKSILSSIQKEKENTMAVDKDEHFMLSLVPSLRRLSNQKRAQARMRMQQVLYDVEFGE, encoded by the exons atgtcGGACGAAAGCTTGATAACAGCTGTGAGCGAGTGTCCGGTCCTGTACGACCTCACGTTGAAGGCCTACCACGACCTAACAAAACGCAACCAGGCCTGGCGAGACATTTCATCTATGCTGGGCGTTACAG CTGAAGTGTCCCGCAAGAAATGGAAGTACTTGCGGGATAAATatttgagggagaggaaggcagagagggacaggaagaaAAGTGGGGCCGGTGCCACCTCTTTCAAGAGGTGGAAGTATATGGCGATCATgggcttcctggagctccatgtGAAGGAGAGGGTATCTTCTAGTAATATGGAGCAGGGAGATTATAGCCGGCAGGAAATAGCACCGGAGATCTTGGCCCTGCTAGCGCCCAGTATGTCTCCCCAAcgagag GTGGTGGCTCAAAGTGAAGAGGAgatatctcctccctctcccagcctaTCAGAGTCCGCTGTggacacctctcctccatctcctcccactaCCTCTACGGTGACTCTGGTCACACCGCTGCGTCctgtacctccaccaccacgcagGAGACAGCTGGAGCAGCCGCTGTCTGCGTTCCAGAAATCAATCCTGTCCTCCATccagaaagaaaaggagaatacAATGGCTGTGGACAAGGATGAGCATTTTATGCTCAGCCTCGTCCCATCATTGAGGAGGCTGTCGAACCAAAAAAGGGCCCAGGCGCGCATGAGGATGCAGCAGGTCCTTTATGATGTGGAGTTTGGAGAGTAA
- the supt5h gene encoding transcription elongation factor SPT5 — MSDSEESDFSDNASGGSSDGEAEEVGHEEEATSPQGSDKVAEEEGEDLEEEDEYDEEEEEDDDDRPRKKPRHGGFILDEADVDDEYEDEDPWEEGAEDILEKEEAEVSNIDHAVLEDDHSGSRRLQNLWRDSREEALGEYYMRKYAKSAGGEHHSGGSEELSDDITQQQLLPGVKDPNLWTVKCKIGEERATAIALMRKFIAYQFTDTPLQIKSVVAPEHVKGYIYVESYKQTHVKAAIEGVGNLRMGFWNQQMVPIKEMTDVLKVVKEVTNLKPKSWVRLKRGLYKDDIAQVDYVEPSQNTISLKMIPRIDLDRIKAKMSLKDWFAKRKKFKRPAQRLFDAEKIRSLGGEVSHDGDFMIFEANRYSRKGFLFKSFAMSAVITDGVKPTLSELEKFEDQPEGIDLEVVTESGKEREHNLQAGDNVEVCEGELINLQGKILSVDGNKITIMPKHEDLKDPLEFPAHELRKYFRMGDHVKVIAGRYEGDTGLIVRVEENFVILFSDLTMHELKVLPRDLQLCSETASGVDAGGQHEWGELVQLDPQTVGVIVRLERETFQVLNMHGKVMTVRHQAVNRRKDNRFAVALDSEQNNIHVKDIVKVIDGPHSGREGEIRHLFRGFAFLHCKKLVENGGMFVCKTRHLVLAGGSKPRDVTNFTVGGFAPMSPRISSPMHHGGGGAQQQRGGGGGGGAGGGGGGMGRGRGRRDNDLIGQTVRISQGPYKGYIGVVKDATESTARVELHSTCQTISVDRQRLTTMGAKRSSGQTSTHGRTPMFGSQTPMYGTGSRTPMYGSQTPLHDGSRTPHYGSQTPLHDGSRTPGQSGAWDPNNPNTPSRNEDDFDFGYGDEPSPSPQGYGGTPNPQTPGYPEVPSPQVNPQYNPQTPGTPAMYNTEQYSPYAAPSPQGSYQPSPSPQSYHQVAPSPVGYQNTHSPASYHPTPSPMAYQASPSPSPVGYSPMTPGAPSPGAYNPHTPGSNIEQGGGDWVTPDILVRVKDSLLDLVGQQGVVRSVTGGMCSVFIQETEKVVSISSEHLEPVTPTKNNKVKVILGEDREATGVLLSIDGDDGIVRMELDGQLKILNLRFLGRLDH; from the exons ATGTCGGACAGTGAGGAGAGCGACTTCTCGGACAACGCCAGCGGCGGCAGCAGTGATGGAGAGGCTGAAGAAGTAGGACATGAG GAGGAGGCAACGAGTCCTCAGGGGAGCGACAAGGTAGcagaagaggagggtgaggatctggaggaggaagacgagtatgacgaagaggaggaagaggatgatgacgaCCGACCCAGGAAGAAACCAAGACATGGGGGATTTATTCTGGACGAAGCCG atGTTGATGATGAGTATGAGGATGAAGATCCTTGGGAGGAGGGAGCCGAAGATATTTTGGAAAAAG AGGAGGCTGAAG TGTCCAACATCGACCATGCTGTGCTTGAAGACGACCACTCTGGCTCCAGGAGGCTGCAGAACCTCTGGAG GGACTCCCGGGAGGAGGCCCTTGGTGAATACTACATGAGGAAATACGCCAAGTCTGCAGGAGGGGAGCA CCACTCCGGAGGATCTGAGGAGCTGTCTGATGACATCACCCAGCAGCAGCTACTTCCTGGAGTCAA ggaTCCTAATCTCTGGACAGTCAAGTGCAAG attggagaggagagggcgacGGCAATTGCTCTGATGAGGAAGTTCATCGCCTACCAGTTTACTGACACA CCCCTCCAGATAAAGTCTGTTGTAGCCCCAGAGCACGTGAAGGGGTACATCTATGTGGAGTCGTACAAACAGACCCATGTGAAGGCAGCCATCGAGGGGGTGGGGAACCTGCGCATGGGCTTCTGGAACCAGCAGATGGTTCCTATCAAGGAGATGACTGATGTCCTGAAGGTGGTGAAGGAAGTGACCAACCTCAAGCCCAAGTCCTGGGTCCGTCTGAAGAGAGGGCTCTACAAGGACGATATAGCCCAG GTGGACTATGTGGAGCCCAGTCAGAACACCATCTCTCTCAAGATGATTCCTAGAATAGACCTGGACCGCATCAAAGCCAAGATGAGCCTG AAAGACTGGTTTGCAAAGAGAAAGAAGTTCAAGAGACCGGCTCAGAGGCTATTTGACGCAGAGAAGATCAG GTCCCTGGGCGGGGAGGTCAGCCATGACGGAGACTTCATGATCTTTGAGGCCAATCGTTACAGCCGGAAAGGATTCCTCTTCAAGAGCTTTGCGATGTCAGCAGTG ATCACAGATGGTGTCAAGCCCACTCTGTCAGAGCTAGAGAAGTTTGAGGACCAACCTGAAGGAATCGACCTGGAGGTGGTCACCGAGTCAG GTAAGGAGCGTGAACACAACCTCCAGGCAGGGGACAAcgtggaggtgtgtgagggagagctgATAAACCTCCAGGGGAAGATCCTGAGTGTGGATGGAAATAAGATCACCATCATGCCCAAACACGAGGACCTCAAG GACCCCTTGGAGTTCCCCGCCCATGAACTGAGGAAATACTTCCGAATGGGTGACCACGTGAAGGTGATCGCTGGCCGCTATGAGGGAGACACGGGCCTCATCGTCCGAGTGGAAGAAAACTTTGTCATCCTGTTCTCCGACCTCACCATGCACGAG CTGAAGGTGTTGCCCAGGGACCTCCAGCTGTGCTCGGAGACGGCCTCCGGGGTGGACGCGGGGGGGCAGCACGAGTGGGGGGAACTGGTCCAGCTTGACCCCCAGACGGTGGGGGTGATCGTCCGACTGGAGAGGGAGACATTCCAG gttcTCAACATGCATGGGAAGGTTATGACGGTGCGCCATCAAGCGGTCAATCGGCGGAAAGACAACCGCTTCGCCGTGGCTCTGGACTCGGAGCAGAACAACATCCACGTCAAGGACATCGTCAAGGTCATCGACGGACCCCACTCT ggcCGTGAGGGGGAGATTCGCCACCTGTTCCGAGGTTTTGCCTTCCTTCACTGCAAGAAGCTGGTGGAGAATGGAGGGATGTTCGTCTGCAAGACCCGACACCTCGTGCTGGCTGGAGGCTCCAAG CCCAGAGACGTCACCAACTTCACGGTGGGGGGTTTTGCCCCGATGAGCCCCCGCATCAGCTCCCCCATGCACcacggggggggaggag cccagcaacagagaggcggaggaggaggaggaggagcgggggggggaggaggtggaatgGGGCGTGGCCGAGGCAGGAGAGACAACGATCTGATTGGACAGACTGTTCGGATCTCACAAGGACCTTACAAAG GTTACATCGGTGTGGTCAAGGATGCCACCGAGTCCACAGCCAGGGTGGAGCTGCACTCCACCTGTCAGACCATCTCCGTCGACCGCCAGCGTCTCACCACCAT GGGCGCCAAGAGGAGCAGTGGACAGACGTCGACCCACGGTCGCACCCCTATGTTCGGCTCCCAGACACCCATGTACGGGACGGGCTCCCGGACGCCCATGTACGGCTCGCAGACACCACTGCACGACG GGAGCCGCACGCCCCACTATGGCTCACAGACCCCGCTGCATGATGGGAGTCGAACGCCTGGACAGAGTGGCGCATGGGACCCCAACAACCCCAACACCCCCTCGCG GAACGAGGATGACTTTGACTTCGGCTACGGAGACGAGCCTTCGCCGTCCCCTCAGGGCTACGGTGGGACCCCCAACCCCCAGACCCCGGGATACCCCGAGGTCCCCTCCCCGCAGGTCAACCCCCAGTACAACCCCCAGACCCCAGGGACCCCAGCCAT GTACAACACCGAGCAGTACTCGCCCTACGCAGCCCCCTCCCCGCAGGGCTCCTACCAGCCGAGCCCCTCCCCGCAGAGCTACCACCAGGTGGCGCCCTCCCCGGTGGGCTACCAGAACACCCACTCCCCCGCCAGCTACCACCCCACACCCTCACCCATGGCCTATCAG gctaGCCCGAGCCCCAGCCCGGTAGGCTACAGCCCCATGACCCCGGGGGCCCCTTCCCCAGGGGCCTacaacccccacacccccgGGTCCAACATCGAGCAGGGGGGCGGTGACTGGGTGACCCCCGACATCCTGGTCCGGGTCAAGGACTCCTTGTTGGACCTGGTGGGACAGCAGGGAGTGGTTCGCAGTGTTACG ggagggATGTGTTCAGTATTTATTCAGGAGACTGAGAAAGTGGTCAGCATCAGCAGTGAGCACCTGGAGCCTGTCACCCCCACCAAGAACAACAAG GTGAAGGTGATTCTGGGGGAGGACCGCGAGGCGACGGGGGTTCTGCTGAGTATCGACGGAGACGACGGCATCGTCCGCATGGAGCTGGACGGACAGCTGAAGATCCTCAACCTCCGTTTCCTGGGACGCCTGGACCactga